The Bacteroidia bacterium genomic interval AAAGGGACAAGACAAAAGAGAGCTGCCGCTTTCTACCTGAGAGATGTGAACGATTTGGTCATTATCATCCAGTCCGTAGGGGAGAAAAACTTCTGTTGCCATCTGACTTGTGTTTTAAAAGGAGTTTTTATTCAATTCCCCCCCAGCACATGTATTTCATGTTCACAAATTCATCAATGCCGTATTTAGAACCTTCTCTTCCGATGCCGCTTTCCTTTATTCCTCCGAAAGGGGCTACGGTCGTAGAAATCATACCTGTATTGATGCCAACCATACCGTATTCCAGGGCTTCTGCAACTCGCCAGATTCTTGCGTAATCTCTTCCATAAAAATAAGAAGCCAGGCCATATTGGGTATCATTGGCAAGTTTGATGACTTCTTCTTCTGTATCGAATGAAAAAACGGGAGCAATCGGACCAAAAATCTCCTCATTGAAGAGCATCATATCTTTCGATGGATGAGTAATGAGCGTAGGTTCGTAGAGGAGAGAATTATGGGGAGAGACTTTTCCTCCCGTCATAATGTTGGCTCCTCCGCTTTTGGCATCTTTTACGATCTTATCTACAAAATCCACAGCTTTATAGGTAATCATTGGTCCAATATTTACTCCTTCATCCAGTCCATTTCCCATCTTGAGTTTTGAGATAGCGGTGGATAGTTTTAGAATAAATTCATCGTAAATGCCAGCCTGGGCGAAGATCCGATTAGAACAAACGCAGGTCTGTCCGGCATTTCTGAATTTAGAAGCAATCGCACCTTCTACCGCTGCATCAATATCCGCATCCTCAAAGACAATGAAAGGAGCATTTCCTCCCAACTCCAGAGAGACCTTTTTTACAAAGTCGGCAGATTGTTTTAGAAGGATTTTCCCCACAGCTGTCGAGCCGGTAAAGGAGATTTTTTTGACTTTGGGATTGCTGGTCAATTCCTCCCCAATAGCAGGAGCGTCCAGGGTCGTAATGATATTCAAAACACCTGGAGGGAAACCTGCCTGTTCTCCTAATTCTGCCAAAGCAAGAGCCGATAGAGGGGTGAGCTCAGAAGGCTTTATCACCACCGTACAAGCTGCTGCCAAAGCCGGAGCGACTTTACGTGTGATCATGGCATTGGGGAAATTCCAGGGAGTAATAGCTCCCACTACCCCTACAGGCTGCTTGATAACAGTAATTCGCTTATCTCGGCCATGGCCCGGAATCACATCACCATAGATTCTTCTTGCTTCCTCAGCATACCATTCCACAAAGCTGGCCCCA includes:
- a CDS encoding NAD-dependent succinate-semialdehyde dehydrogenase — protein: MLELRNYSLFKNQAYIDGKWVNARKGRTFGVANPFDQQLIAKVPDLGVIECKQAIDAAYKAFEVWKEYAAGERAQILRRWYELQMENLDDLAKLLTIEQGKPLAEAKGEIRYGASFVEWYAEEARRIYGDVIPGHGRDKRITVIKQPVGVVGAITPWNFPNAMITRKVAPALAAACTVVIKPSELTPLSALALAELGEQAGFPPGVLNIITTLDAPAIGEELTSNPKVKKISFTGSTAVGKILLKQSADFVKKVSLELGGNAPFIVFEDADIDAAVEGAIASKFRNAGQTCVCSNRIFAQAGIYDEFILKLSTAISKLKMGNGLDEGVNIGPMITYKAVDFVDKIVKDAKSGGANIMTGGKVSPHNSLLYEPTLITHPSKDMMLFNEEIFGPIAPVFSFDTEEEVIKLANDTQYGLASYFYGRDYARIWRVAEALEYGMVGINTGMISTTVAPFGGIKESGIGREGSKYGIDEFVNMKYMCWGGIE